A DNA window from Trichosurus vulpecula isolate mTriVul1 chromosome 2, mTriVul1.pri, whole genome shotgun sequence contains the following coding sequences:
- the LOC118836592 gene encoding olfactory receptor 52A1-like, translating into MEMPNTSSLDPPVVTLIGIPGLEHVQFWIGFPFCALCMVALLGNVLLLIIIPSERSLHQPMYVFLAVLAANDLGLCASIAPKMLAIFWFSACTLTFDACLTQLFFIHALQGMESGILLAMAFDRYVAICNPLRHSAILTPSVLCQLVGVVAARAVILVSVVPVLLKRLHTFHSTVVAHSYCEHMAVVKLAAVDTRINKAFGLFVAFSILGFDMVFVLVSYTLILQAIFRLPQKEARIKAFNTCTAHVFVFLEFYVLAFFSFFSHRFGHVAPYVHILLSTIYLLVPPALNPIVYGVKTKEIRIRVVRIFAPKYCSIK; encoded by the coding sequence ATGGAGATGCCCAACACTTCATCTCTGGATCCTCCAGTGGTAACCCTGATTGGAATCCCTGGTTTGGAGCATGTGCAGTTCTGGATTGGGTTCCCCTTTTGTGCCTTGTGCATGGTGGCCTTGCTGGGGAATGTCCTTTTGTTAATAATTATTCCCTCAGAACGCAGCCTCCACCAGCCTATGTATGTATTTCTGGCTGTGCTAGCTGCCAATGACCTGGGTCTCTGTGCTTCCATAGCCCCCAAGATGCTTGCCATATTCTGGTTCAGTGCTTGCACCCTGACTTTTGATGCTTGTCTTACACAGCTTTTCTTTATTCATGCCCTGCAGGGCATGGAATCAGGTATCCTGTTAGCCATGGCCTTTGACCGCTATGTGGCCATCTGTAACCCTCTCCGCCACTCGGCTATCCTCACACCATCTGTTCTGTGTCAGCTGGTTGGGGTGGTGGCAGCCAGGGCTGTAATTTTGGTGAGTGTGGTGCCTGTCCTGCTCAAACGCTTGCACACCTTCCATTCCACTGTTGTAGCTCATTCATACTGTGAGCACATGGCTGTGGTCAAGCTGGCTGCTGTAGATACTCGGATTAATAAGGCCTTTGGTCTGTTTGTGGCTTTTTCTATCTTGGGCTTTGATATGGTCTTTGTCCTTGTCTCTTACACCCTGATTCTCCAAGCCATCTTCCGCCTTCCTCAGAAAGAAGCAAGGATCAAAGCATTTAATACTTGTACAGCACacgtttttgttttccttgagttcTATgttcttgcctttttctctttctttagccACCGATTTGGCCATGTAGCACCATACGTGCACATACTTTTGTCTACCATATACCTCCTTGTACCTCCGGCACTTAATCCCATTGTCTATGGTGTAAAAACTAAAGAGATTCGAATTCGAGTGGTAAGAATATTTGCCCCAAAGTATTGCTCCATCAAGTGA